The proteins below come from a single Mercenaria mercenaria strain notata chromosome 3, MADL_Memer_1, whole genome shotgun sequence genomic window:
- the LOC123523864 gene encoding baculoviral IAP repeat-containing protein 7-B-like translates to MAGVLSRSQISEDIQDYFRKDRRRNPLNNHTSVNTSRNKSPRNRDNPSKCDTLGILIDRPKHKQYGTLQSRIASFENWPQDKTQEVRQLAEAGFGYTGVDDSVRCFYCSIGLKDWPEGACPWEQHVLASPDCGHVIQCKGKGYIRKILGEKDEDSDVDVDDSDEVVDTVQLAINRNEGAVIAAKEYCTDEDILKRAIKTLIKQDAQKQFSAVELVKVVQNIEETNENTNVSEELSEDEEQDNIETDGEGSESEEDMEETNRKLKEPVTCKICYDAIACIITLPCGHMVCCAQCISALTKCAVCRTQIKGTVRALMAV, encoded by the coding sequence ATGGCTGGTGTTCTATCGAGATCACAAATTTCAGAAGATATTCAAGATTATTTTCGCAAAGACAGAAGAAGAAATCCATTAAATAACCATACATCTGTTAACACGTCACGTAATAAATCACCAAGAAACAgagacaatccatcaaaatgcGATACCTTGGGAATACTGATTGACAGACCAAAACACAAACAGTATGGTACTCTTCAGTCACGAATTGCTTCATTCGAAAATTGGCCACAGGATAAAACACAAGAGGTAAGGCAGTTAGCTGAAGCTGGATTTGGGTATACAGGAGTAGACGATTCTGTTAGATGTTTTTATTGCAGTATAGGACTAAAAGACTGGCCAGAAGGAGCTTGTCCCTGGGAACAACATGTTCTAGCCAGCCCTGATTGTGGTCACGTGATTCAGTGTAAAGGTAAAGGGTATATCAGAAAAATTCTAGGAGAAAAAGACGAAGACTCTGATGTTGACGTGGACGATTCAGATGAAGTAGTGGATACTGTACAGCTAGCTATAAATAGAAACGAAGGTGCTGTTATTGCCGCAAAAGAATATTGTACAGATGAAGATATCTTAAAAAGAGCAATAAAAACATTGATCAAGCAAGACGCACAGAAACAATTCTCAGCTGTCGAACTTGTAAAAGTTGTCCAAAATATTGAAGAAACAAACGAAAATACAAACGTATCAGAGGAGCTTTCCGAAGACGAAGAGCAAGACAATATAGAAACAGACGGAGAAGGTTCTGAATCAGAAGAAGATATGgaagaaacaaacagaaaattaaaagaacCAGTAACGTGTAAAATATGTTATGATGCAATTGCATGTATTATTACGTTACCCTGCGGCCACATGGTTTGTTGCGCTCAATGTATTTCAGCACTAACTAAATGCGCAGTCTGTAGAACCCAAATTAAAGGCACTGTCCGAGCTCTGATGGCCGTTTGA